From a single Arthrobacter sp. SLBN-112 genomic region:
- a CDS encoding sensor histidine kinase, with the protein MQRSAPRPPLRFSTQTLLLQLAVVLLVVLLSAAVHAWLTYDRVGTEAENQALTLARTVASDPEVRANVLAISEQPGTPPPAELLAGPIQSSAEAARTRTGALFVVITDETGIRLAHPDPQRLGEKVSTDPSEALSGQEITTRNTGTLGPSAGAKVPVYAPGTDTVVGEVSVGYSMETVAQSVARDIGPVALTAAGALLAGIVGSFLLRRRLQRLTLGLEPEEISTLVHDQVAVLQGVDDGVIGVSADGRVSVFNAAAQRLLELPDLAGTRWEEAPVPEQLKALTRPGSGTDVPGTAGSPVDALELVAGGRVLVANARKALHRREDLGWVIMLRDRTELQQLTRQLDAVGTMSTALRAQRHEFANQLHTLAGFLGIGQHQEARDYLAGLAATGPLKFPVDQAELLQDPYLQAFVGAKGVEADERGVALRIGPETLVRGQVTEAQDVTTVLGNLIDNAVNAAVAGSSTDRWVELEVLDEPADDGGTLHIVVADSGDGLAEGTDAEGVFAEGFTTASGPVRAGGGQGFGLALARQLARRRGGDVKVLERGTRGGPGAVFMATLPHTTAGTSAAATPGAAGKDENG; encoded by the coding sequence GCCTGGCTGACGTACGACCGGGTGGGCACCGAAGCCGAAAACCAGGCGCTGACGCTGGCCCGGACCGTTGCCTCCGATCCTGAGGTCAGGGCCAACGTCCTGGCCATCAGCGAACAGCCCGGCACTCCCCCGCCCGCCGAGCTTCTGGCCGGGCCGATCCAGTCTTCAGCCGAGGCCGCGCGGACCCGGACCGGCGCCCTCTTCGTGGTCATCACCGACGAAACCGGCATCCGGCTGGCCCATCCGGATCCGCAGCGGCTGGGTGAGAAGGTGAGCACCGATCCCTCCGAGGCCCTGTCCGGGCAGGAAATCACCACCCGGAACACCGGCACCCTGGGTCCCTCCGCCGGCGCCAAGGTGCCCGTATATGCCCCAGGTACCGACACTGTGGTGGGCGAGGTAAGCGTGGGCTACTCCATGGAGACCGTGGCCCAAAGCGTGGCCCGCGACATCGGACCGGTGGCGTTGACGGCAGCGGGCGCCCTGCTGGCCGGGATCGTGGGGTCCTTCCTGCTGCGCCGCCGCCTGCAGCGGCTCACCCTGGGCCTGGAGCCGGAAGAGATCAGCACGCTGGTCCACGACCAGGTGGCGGTGCTGCAGGGGGTGGACGACGGCGTCATCGGCGTCAGTGCCGACGGCCGGGTGAGCGTCTTCAACGCCGCCGCCCAGCGCCTGCTGGAGTTGCCCGACCTGGCCGGAACACGGTGGGAGGAAGCGCCGGTTCCGGAGCAGCTGAAAGCGTTGACCCGCCCGGGCTCCGGCACCGATGTCCCCGGTACGGCAGGCTCCCCCGTGGATGCACTGGAGCTGGTGGCCGGCGGCCGCGTCCTGGTGGCGAACGCCCGCAAGGCGCTGCACCGGCGCGAGGACCTGGGCTGGGTCATCATGCTGCGGGACCGCACCGAGCTGCAGCAGCTGACCCGCCAGCTGGACGCCGTCGGCACCATGTCCACGGCGCTGCGGGCCCAGCGGCACGAGTTCGCCAACCAGCTGCACACCCTGGCCGGCTTCCTGGGCATCGGCCAGCACCAGGAGGCGCGCGACTACCTCGCCGGGCTGGCCGCCACGGGTCCGCTGAAGTTCCCGGTGGACCAGGCCGAACTGCTGCAGGACCCGTACCTTCAGGCCTTCGTGGGCGCCAAGGGCGTGGAGGCGGACGAGCGCGGCGTCGCCCTCCGCATCGGCCCGGAGACCCTTGTCCGGGGGCAGGTCACGGAGGCCCAGGATGTCACCACGGTGCTGGGCAACTTGATCGACAACGCCGTCAACGCCGCCGTGGCGGGGTCATCGACGGACCGCTGGGTTGAGCTTGAAGTTCTGGATGAGCCGGCAGACGACGGCGGCACGCTGCATATCGTGGTGGCGGACTCCGGCGACGGGCTGGCAGAAGGCACGGACGCGGAAGGCGTGTTTGCCGAAGGTTTCACTACCGCTTCCGGTCCCGTCCGCGCAGGCGGCGGGCAGGGCTTCGGACTGGCCCTGGCGCGCCAGCTGGCACGGCGCCGCGGCGGCGATGTGAAGGTACTGGAGCGCGGGACCAGGGGCGGGCCGGGTGCCGTGTTCATGGCCACCCTGCCGCATACGACGGCGGGAACATCTGCCGCCGCCACCCCGGGGGCAGCCGGAAAGGATGAGAATGGCTGA